CACTTGCCCCACCAGGCTGCAATTTTCCTGGGGTCGTCAGTTGCCTTATGTTGCCATTCTTTAATACGCGGCTTTTTGATCGCCTCTTCTTTTGGTCGCGGAAACTGCGTGCCGACGGGTGGCTCCAATACCGGAAAGACCTTCCAGCCTAACAAAGCGTATTCCAACGCTGCTTGCAGCATTGAGTTCTCTTCAGCTGATTCCTGCTGTCGCTTCGGGGCGTCCATGCGATGTGATACCAGTTCTAAATATATACGACTTCAGTGTTGGCCTGTTGCATCAGGTCCGCTATAGTATCATCCCAGAGGTCCCAGAATGACTTCTTGAGATACACACCTGCTTGCCGGATTACCTCTGCCTTGACCCGGCGGTTAGATGCGAGATCCTCGTGACACAGTCGCACGAAACCACCGCTCACTCCCGCTTTGCCGCTGTCCCATTCCGGCATTCGCAGATTCCAATATTCATATAAGAATGGCCCATCTTTGTCGTGTTTGCTCTTGACGGTAACCCTGACGAGCTGCGGTTTACCCATAATGTCGTTCCTGACTTTAGCGATGAAAATCAAACCTGCCTCGGATCAATGATCACCGAGGCAGGCTCCAAACATGGGCGGTGAAACCCAATTCGAGGACGCGGATTATTCCGCGTCGGTGTATGCGGCGTCGTCCGACTCAGTCAGCTCCTCGTCAGCCTGCTTTGCTACGCCTGAGTGTAGAACATCCCAGAAGTTTTCCTTGATCAACTCGCCGTCAGCTCTATCGAGGATACCGACGAGTTTCGCATGGATCTGAGAGAAGTCCTTCCCGCCTTGGCTCTTCTCCTTAGTGAGAGACAATTCGATTTCGCATCGAAAATACGGAACCTTCGCAACTGCAGGGATCTGCTTGATAAACTTCGTGATGTTCTTCAAGCTCCCCGGCTGAACGCGAATCATCAACGGGTAGATATCGTCCTTCCGAAGGATGAACAGAACCCGCTGGTCTTTACATCGCTTGCCGTGACCGTCTTTGCCAGATCCGAACTGATTGTAGGGCAATCCTTCCCAATTGTAGATCGCGGGTTCTGTCTCAGTTGCATCGGCCAGTTTGTAGTCTTCGAGAACGTCGATCATTTCGTCGGGAACTTCTTCAGGGTCGCACATCAGCTGCGCTGTCTTAAAGTCGTAGGTCTGAAGAACGCGATTTCCGCTGCCGTCTGGATCAAAGCTTGGCCAGAGGACTCCTGACCGCTGGACGTAAACAAGGATGCCGCGAATCGTTTTTTCAACCTGCTCCCCGGCGATTGTTTCGATCGTCCAGTTAGTTCCCCCAGCCGCTGGCGTTTTGACAACAATCAAGTCGCCAACGCCGAAATCTTCGTCGCAATAATCCATCGCTTCCTGCAGTTCATTGTTGCTGAAGCGAGCCAGCTCGCTGGACTTTAGGACGGTTAATCCGTTGATCGTGCCGTCGCCCGCTGGTTCTGTTTCTTCTTTTGAGCTCATCGCTATTTCCTTCATGAAGTGTGAAAAGTGTAAACCGCAATATTTCGCTGCAGCACCCCGCTGCAGATTAACCTCGCTTCGTTGATGTCAGCGTCACCTTCTCGCCGATATTCAGCAGTCCGGCGACCTGACTTGGAACTTCCTTCCCCTCGTTCATCAACTCTTTGATATGAGCCTTGAGGGATGCGGCGGAGTAGCTGTCTGCGTTCTTAACCAGGAAGTCCATACCGCTGCTCTTCAAGGCTTCGCAGACCGCCTCGTTTGTCGCACCGTCCTTATCAGCCCTCTTGCTGACGTAGAAGATTTTCTTTTGATGAATATTCAGGCCGTCTGCATTGATCGAGGTTGTACCGGACTCGGCCATATCTTCGAGCAATTCACCGCCGAGCTTCTCGGTCTGTGATTTACAGAGCTTCAGGGCCTCTTCGAGATCCCGCCGCAGGTTCTCCAGCCGGGCGAACATCTTCACTCGCTGCTGGTGTGTCATCGTGTTGCGGGGGTCGCTCAACTCTTGAGTGATAGACTGCCCTTCGCCAATGGACTGCTGCATTTCATCCAGCTGATCAAGCACGCTGGACTGCATCGCTTCGCCGATACTCATGATCTCACCTTTCTGTTTGGATTAAAGACTCACCAGGGTCGTTTGAATGACCAGCTCTCGCTAGATTATAACTATCGGCATAAATAGGAGCAAGAGGCAATCATAAAAATAAAGTAAAAATATTGCAATTCCAAAATGGCGTTAATTTGCATGGAAGTACTTCGCGATGCGGTTTTTGTAAATCTTACCACCAGGTAGGGTGTATCGAAATCCGACGCACAGGCTCTCTTCATCTACGTTGCCAACGAGGCTCTGTACGTCCACGCGTCTTGAATTAAACCCGCAAGCGGCAAAGAACCGGCACGCCTTAACTTTGCCACTGCCGCGAACCTGATCCTCGACCGCCAGTCGGATTCGCGAAACCCCCTGATGGCTCAGTTGATCCTTTACGGCGTCGAGCAGTAGAGACCCGACGCCATTACGCTGGTAGGCAGGGAGCACGGCGATGCGGTAAAGGTAAAGATGCTTGAAACCAGCGTGTCCATTACACACCTGTGGATCGGTCATATCGAAGTTCGCATAGCCGATCACTTTGCTGCCGACCTTCGCCACGATCGTGAAGTTAAACGGGTCCTGCATCGACTGCTCGAAGTCAATGCTTCGCCACGGTCGATGCATGCAGGTGCTTTCGATATTGAGGATCTGCCCGCGATCGGTTGCCTCGTTGTACGTGCAGATCGTCAGGTTCACTGGTTGTGATTGATTGCTCATGAAACCGTTCCTGGTTCAAAGGGTTATGAATTAGCCTGTTTGCAGAATACGCTGCTGCTTTTCTTTGAGGTAACTTAGTACGCCTTCGTTGATCTCCTGGCGTCTCTCCAGGGTTTTGTAAATTAATTCATCGATCGTGTCTCGCACTGTCAGGTGCCAGAATCGGCAAGGGCGAGTCTGACCCGGCCTACTGAGTCGAGCGGCACTCTGCTGGAAGTCATCCAGTGAGTAGCCGATGGAGTAGTACGCCGCACAGCAAGCTCGGGTAAGGTCAATCCCAATGCCCCCCGATTGGATCTGAACCCCCATCAGGTCGATCCCTTCGGGCATCTTGGCGTCGGGGGTGAGATCTTTACGGTCACCGCTGATTTCGCCGTACCGACGGCCTAGTTCTTGCGCGATCTCCCGAATAGCGACGAGGTCTTGTTTAAACTTACAGAACACAACAAATGGTTCGTCAGCAGGAAAGTCCTGCAGCAGTTCGAGCAGACCCTTCCGTTTCGCATCTGAGATAAATTCCCACTCAGTCGCGACCACTTCGTACTCACCACCGGGGCCGAGCACATACTCCGGGTCGAGTGGCACCATGCCAGACGTCATCTGCTGGAGCCGCAGCAGTTTCACCAGAATGTTGTCGGCACTCAGTATGTTGTCACCAAACGACGTGACGCACTCCTGCTCGAAGATCTTATACGTCTGCATTGCCTTTTTATCGAACTCAACAGGCCGTTCGATATCAAGCACCGGCGGCAAGTCAAGGGCATCTTGCCCGACCGTGAATGTCAGCAGGCTGATCAGGTCACTCAACTCGTCGGTGTTCTTATAACCGACGATGTGATTGTCGCCGAAGTTACCCTTAATGCCGTAGCGGTCACGAAACCGCGTCCAGCTCGTTCCAAAGACGCCACGGTCCAGGAACTTGAATTGACCAAACACACTGAGTGGATCTTTCTTGAGCGGTGTACCCGACAGGCAGAGGCGAAAATCAGAATTCATGCCAAGCTTCGCACAGTACCGACTCTGATTTGTGTTCGCGTTTGCAATCTTCTGGGATTCATCGCAGATCGCCATGTTCCAATGAACGCCGAGGCTCCATTTTTCGAATGCCGTCCGCCACGCCGACTCGTAATTAATTACGATGATCGCGCATTTGCCGCTGCCTTCGCACTGCTTCAGAAACTGATCGGCTTCTTTCGCTTTCCGCTTCGAAGTCCAACTCTGTTTATCAAGGATCAGCGTGCGACAGGAATCGGGGACACCCCACTGCGCGAACTCACGCCGCCAGACGCCGAGCACGGCGGACGGGCACAGTACAATCACCCGTTTACACTTTTTATTGATCGCCAGTTCAACCGTTGGTTTACTCTTCCCGGTTCCCATCCACATATTAAATAGGGCTGAGTCACGATGGTACGCGAACCAATACGCCTGCCGCTGGTGCTCCCATGAATCGAGCACGCGAACGGGAGGCTGCTCACCGGTATCCTCGAACATTTCGTATCGTCGCAGAAAGCGGTGTGACAGCTCGGTGACTTCGTCGGACGCCGAGACATCGCAGGGGGAGTGCGACAGAATATTCCAGGCAGTCGCAGGAGTCGCGTCGCACGTATGGAGATTCTTCTCAGGCCACCAGCGACTGTTCGGTAGCGACTCAATGAAGTTCTGCAGCTCGCGAGGCTTCGGTCCCGGCAATTGCAGTTTGCGCCCGTGCAGAGTGACGGGCAGGATGTATTCAGACATTCGGCACCCCGCCCGATTCGACAGAGTAGATTGCCGTGCCGTCCTGAACTGCGTCGAGACGAAGGTGGTGCCCTTCGTGAAAAATATTAAAAGGCACGACGTCACCAAGGATTTCGATTTCAACTCGTCGTGCTTCGGGGTCTTCCTCGAAAGCATCGACAATCTGCCCAGACGTAAAGTCGAAGTCGTCCTTGATGACGTGTGCCATCATTGACCGCTTGGCAATTTTCAAGAGTGATTCGTATCCGACCGCCATTGAATGCACGCACTCGAAGTCTTCGAGGCGTGCATTCAAGTCGGACTCACCTGTGCCGTTTGGAGCACCGGGGCCGTTTGGATTAGCAGTGTTGTATTGAATATTCTCTAGCTGAGACTTGATTCGCTCAATCTCAGTTGCGAGCCCGTCAGCAGGATATCCGGTATATTCCTCTTCGATTTCCCGGATCTGCTCTGGCAGTGACGGTTTCGGATTGCTTTGTATTTCAGAGTTGAGTACCGTAGACATCATAAGCTCCCTTGAAAAAGGGTCGTTTTGAGAGGCCCGCCGAGCTGTTTGGCGATAGGACGGCGGGCCTCGTTACAACAAAAATAGCCCCGATCAGTGTTGCTCTAAACTGTCACGCTTGAGCGACCACCGACGGGGCTTTGTTATTGTACCTGTCTCTCAAACGTGACAGGGTTATTTTACACAATGGACGATAAATGTCCATAGAAAATGGACGAAAATTGTCTATTATTTTGAAGAAAGTATCTCGTTTGGTTTCTTCACTCCGTAAAGCTTTGCGAGAACTGGGAATACAGAAATAGGCGGGTCGCTCTCTGCTGTCTCCCACCGGAGGATCGATCGATAACTCACTGACATTTTCTTTTTCGTTAAGTGTTCCGCAACCTGTTTCGCAGAAAGCCCACTCTCTGATCGTAGTTCTCGCAGTCTTGCTGCACACCGCCCGCTGTACGTCTTTAGGTCTGCTTCTTTTTTCGCAGGTGCCATGGTTCACCGCCTTCGTTTGAGTTGTAATTACAGGTACAGCAGGCATTTTCGCAAATCCTTAAAATTGCTGCAACAGCAGCATGAGAGCGTCGATAATGAAATAATATTACATTACGGCGATTTTGCAACAGAGATCTCGTGTAATCCACGGGGGATGGGGTTAAATATCCAGGTACTTTGGAGTCCACCTTGGGAGCCACTCGTGCGGGTACTTGTACCCATAGACGGCAGCAATGATCGGGTAGAAGTCGATGGGCATATCGGCGCCGTTTGCCTGCTTACCTTTTTCCCAGAAGAACATCAGTCGAGTCGCAACGATCAGTTGCTCTTTCTTCGTCGAACCGCCGCAGTAGGGGCATTTTACGGGGCGTGACGTAGTCAGCCCTTCGTGCGATTTGCCGCACTTCTTTGATCGGCATACGTAGAGTGAACCGCAAAGTGCGATACGGTCAATCACATCTTCGACCAGCCAGTCGCGTTCGTCGCGCAGCTCCCTCAACCTGGCAGCGATGGCCATCGAGTAGGTTCGCACGATCACTTCTTTACGAGGTCTGGGCATTTCAACTAGACTACCGGGCATTCTGAATTCTTTCAAGTAAAGGGGCTCGCGACGTGCGAGCCCCGTGATTAAATATCACCCAGCAACGAAGGTTGCTTCGGTTTTCATCTGTTCCGGAACCGGCATTTTAGGAACGCACGATTCCAGCAGCATCAGGGGGTCGAGATAAAAATCCAGTACGCCAAGCCCGGTGCCGTGGATCATTTTCCCAGCATCAGGGTTAACACTGGTCCAAGTATTTATACTCAGCCTACGGATCTGTTGCGGAGAGACAGGGCGGCGGAGATCGACCCCGCTGCACATGCGGGCCAGTTCCCGCCGGATGCGATTGTCCGACCAGCGGGGCACGCTGAACAGCCTGTCGTCACCAGAGCCACTGACTGCGTCGATATGCCTTCCCAGCCACTCGGGGACGGGATAGATATGCTCCTTACTGGTCTTGTTTGCCATCGCGATCAGAGTGCCTTCAGCGGCATTGAAGTCAGAAGACCGCAGCTCTTTCATGTCGCCAAGTCTAAGCCCGGTCCAGTAAGAGACCGCCAGCCATGACTGCCAAAAAGCTTCTGTGCTGCAGTAGTCAAGCACCGGCCAGATTGTTCTGCTGACGTTCGTGTACATCGTATCGAGCACGTTCCAGGGCGGCACGACCGGTCTTCGCTTACGCACTTTACCAGTGCG
This genomic interval from Gimesia alba contains the following:
- a CDS encoding gp33 family protein codes for the protein MSIGEAMQSSVLDQLDEMQQSIGEGQSITQELSDPRNTMTHQQRVKMFARLENLRRDLEEALKLCKSQTEKLGGELLEDMAESGTTSINADGLNIHQKKIFYVSKRADKDGATNEAVCEALKSSGMDFLVKNADSYSAASLKAHIKELMNEGKEVPSQVAGLLNIGEKVTLTSTKRG
- a CDS encoding GNAT family N-acetyltransferase, translated to MSNQSQPVNLTICTYNEATDRGQILNIESTCMHRPWRSIDFEQSMQDPFNFTIVAKVGSKVIGYANFDMTDPQVCNGHAGFKHLYLYRIAVLPAYQRNGVGSLLLDAVKDQLSHQGVSRIRLAVEDQVRGSGKVKACRFFAACGFNSRRVDVQSLVGNVDEESLCVGFRYTLPGGKIYKNRIAKYFHAN
- a CDS encoding tyrosine-type recombinase/integrase, encoding MKLRQATEEYINDPEVELAPRTAESYLHHCNRWERLTDDPSLDDINKAAILEFYQGCKSSGLAATTFQSSWRNIRAILRHAKQKGWISEVPVIRTGKVRKRRPVVPPWNVLDTMYTNVSRTIWPVLDYCSTEAFWQSWLAVSYWTGLRLGDMKELRSSDFNAAEGTLIAMANKTSKEHIYPVPEWLGRHIDAVSGSGDDRLFSVPRWSDNRIRRELARMCSGVDLRRPVSPQQIRRLSINTWTSVNPDAGKMIHGTGLGVLDFYLDPLMLLESCVPKMPVPEQMKTEATFVAG
- a CDS encoding DEAD/DEAH box helicase is translated as MSEYILPVTLHGRKLQLPGPKPRELQNFIESLPNSRWWPEKNLHTCDATPATAWNILSHSPCDVSASDEVTELSHRFLRRYEMFEDTGEQPPVRVLDSWEHQRQAYWFAYHRDSALFNMWMGTGKSKPTVELAINKKCKRVIVLCPSAVLGVWRREFAQWGVPDSCRTLILDKQSWTSKRKAKEADQFLKQCEGSGKCAIIVINYESAWRTAFEKWSLGVHWNMAICDESQKIANANTNQSRYCAKLGMNSDFRLCLSGTPLKKDPLSVFGQFKFLDRGVFGTSWTRFRDRYGIKGNFGDNHIVGYKNTDELSDLISLLTFTVGQDALDLPPVLDIERPVEFDKKAMQTYKIFEQECVTSFGDNILSADNILVKLLRLQQMTSGMVPLDPEYVLGPGGEYEVVATEWEFISDAKRKGLLELLQDFPADEPFVVFCKFKQDLVAIREIAQELGRRYGEISGDRKDLTPDAKMPEGIDLMGVQIQSGGIGIDLTRACCAAYYSIGYSLDDFQQSAARLSRPGQTRPCRFWHLTVRDTIDELIYKTLERRQEINEGVLSYLKEKQQRILQTG